A stretch of the Lolium perenne isolate Kyuss_39 chromosome 3, Kyuss_2.0, whole genome shotgun sequence genome encodes the following:
- the LOC127341981 gene encoding (+)-menthofuran synthase — MHTMDMTSPFSSLQSPLLVLVVSLFLSLFSFLLLFTKKSRPLSSNGGRRLPPSPWGLPILGHLPLLGSLPHRKLRSLAQAHGPVMLIRLGGVPAVVVTSAAAAQEVLKTRDLAFASRAPVRMAELLFYGRDMAFAPYGEYWRQARRVCVHHLLSARRVASFRRVREQEAAALLDRVRRVACASRPDGGAVVDLTRELISYTNTIISRATFGDDGGYGIGDGLSEVFADLEELLGTVTVGQFVPWLAWVDTLMGIDAKAARTSKVLDELLERVIADHRQRRLGGGRLVGDGEQDDHRDFVDVLLDVSEALEDTGDVEFDAIAIKAIAMDMFAAATNTTYTTLVWAMAELINQPAEMRKLQDEIRAAVVNNGGGSHVNEDHLAKLQYLRPVIKETLRLHSPLPLLLPRETLEDTELLGYRVPARTRVVINAWAIGRDPETWERAEEFVPERFVGGPVEYGVRHDDFSSVPFGGGRRGCPGVGFATPTMELALASLLYHFDWEQPGAAGVSKLDMSELYGLSVRLKANLCLVAKPWSP, encoded by the exons ATGCACACAATGGACATGACGTCGCCTTTTTCATCCTTGCAGTCacccctcctcgtcctcgtcgtcagCCTGTTCCTctctctcttctccttcctcctcctctttACCAAGAAGTCTCGTCCATTAAGCAGCAATGGCGGCAGGCGGCTTCCCCCGTCACCGTGGGGTCTTCCGATCCTCGGCCACCTCCCACTTCTTGGATCCCTACCGCATAGGAAGCTGCGGTCTCTGGCGCAGGCGCACGGTCCAGTCATGCTCATTCGCCTCGGCGGCGTGCCCGCCGTGGTGGTTACCTCGGCGGCCGCAGCGCAGGAGGTCTTGAAGACCCGCGACCTTGCCTTCGCGAGCCGCGCCCCGGTGCGCATGGCGGAGCTCCTCTTCTACGGCCGCGACATGGCCTTCGCCCCCTACGGGGAGTACTGGCGCCAGGCGCGCCGCGTGTGCGTGCACCACCTCCTCAGCGCTCGCCGTGTCGCCTCATTCCGCCGCGTCCGTGAACAGGAGGCCGCCGCACTGCTGGACCGCGTCCGACGTGTCGCATGCGCTTCGCGGCCCGATGGTGGCGCCGTGGTGGACCTGACCCGCGAGCTCATATCCTACACCAACACCATCATCTCGCGGGCCACGTTTGGCGATGACGGGGGTTACGGCATCGGCGACGGCCTGTCGGAGGTGTTCGCCGACCTCGAGGAGCTACTGGGGACGGTCACGGTTGGCCAGTTTGTGCCCTGGCTGGCTTGGGTGGACACGCTGATGGGGATAGACGCCAAGGCGGCTCGGACGAGCAAGGTGCTGGACGAGTTGCTCGAGCGGGTCATCGCGGACCACCGCCAGCGGCGTCTCGGCGGTGGTCGGCTTGTTGGCGACGGCGAGCAGGACGATCACCGAGACTTCGTGGACGTGCTATTGGATGTGAGCGAGGCGCTAGAGGACACCGGAGATGTCGAGTTCGACGCGATTGCCATCAAAGCCATTGCCATG GACATGTTCGCCGCTGCGACCAACACGACCTACACGACTCTGGTCTGGGCCATGGCGGAGCTCATCAACCAGCCAGCCGAAATGCGCAAGCTCCAGGACGAGATCCGAGCGGCCGTCGTCAACAATGGCGGCGGCAGCCATGTGAACGAGGACCACCTCGCCAAGCTGCAATACCTCAGGCCGGTTATCAAGGAGACACTCCGGCTGCACTCGCCTCTCCCGCTCCTCTTGCCCAGGGAGACGCTCGAGGATACCGAGCTGCTAGGCTACCGTGTGCCGGCGAGGACGCGCGTGGTGATCAACGCGTGGGCCATTGGCCGCGACCCGGAGACGTGGGAGCGCGCTGAGGAGTTCGTGCCGGAGCGGTTCGTGGGTGGCCCGGTAGAGTACGGGGTGAGGCATGACGACTTCAGCTCGGTGCCGTTCGGCGGCGGGAGGAGAGGGTGTCCTGGGGTTGGGTTCGCCACGCCGACGATGGAGCTGGCCCTCGCGAGCCTGCTGTATCATTTTGACTGGGAGCAGCCGGGGGCGGCCGGGGTGTCGAAGCTGGACATGAGCGAGCTGTATGGGCTGTCCGTGCGTCTCAAGGCCAACCTGTGCCTGGTTGCTAAGCCGTGGTCTCCATGA